In Skermanella sp. TT6, one genomic interval encodes:
- a CDS encoding ABC transporter ATP-binding protein → MTGGTIPKKPILEVRGLTVDFLSDRDPFRAVSSVDFHVCPGETLCILGESGSGKSVSTSAIMGLIDTPPGDIVAGRMVFDGRDLSAMSAEERRDLNGRRIAMIFQDPLAHLNPVHTIGRQIAEVFEAHGVARGGEARRRAVDLLRRVGIPDPEHRVDQYPHQFSGGQRQRVMIAMAIALQPSVIIADEPTTALDVSVQAQILELLRDLQAEHGMALVLITHDLEVAASMADRVMVMKGGRIVEEGEARTVFTRPRHDYTRALLSALPHADDADSHRRSGTAAGEPILRVENIVKRYTLGTGLFGPARYVDAVNDVSFVVGKGETVGIVGESGSGKSSVARILLRLNEPTSGRALYKGDDIFGMDRRALLKLRRKVQMVFQDPYGSMNPRMDVRTIISEPLRIHRDILPKARWNDRVVELLELVGLKAEHAARHIHQFSGGQRQRIAIARALASDPELIVCDEAVSALDVSIQAQVIDLLADLRTRLGLSYIFITHDLPIVRHFADRIIVMKHGEIVEQGATQALFSNPQHPYTRTLLNATPHPKWETGAAVGAAALPDRQALP, encoded by the coding sequence ATGACCGGAGGGACGATCCCGAAGAAACCCATCCTGGAGGTGCGGGGGCTGACGGTCGACTTCCTGTCCGACCGCGACCCGTTCCGCGCCGTCAGCTCGGTCGATTTCCATGTCTGCCCCGGGGAAACGCTCTGCATCCTGGGGGAGAGCGGTTCGGGCAAGAGCGTCAGCACCAGCGCCATCATGGGGCTGATCGACACGCCGCCGGGCGACATCGTCGCCGGCCGGATGGTGTTCGACGGCCGCGACCTCTCGGCCATGAGCGCGGAGGAGCGGCGCGACCTGAACGGCCGCCGGATCGCCATGATCTTCCAGGACCCGCTGGCGCACCTGAACCCGGTGCACACGATCGGCCGGCAGATCGCGGAGGTGTTCGAGGCCCACGGCGTCGCCCGGGGAGGCGAGGCGAGGCGGCGGGCGGTCGACCTGCTGCGCCGGGTCGGGATTCCCGATCCGGAACACCGGGTCGACCAATATCCGCACCAGTTCTCGGGCGGCCAGCGCCAGCGCGTGATGATCGCCATGGCCATAGCGCTCCAGCCCTCCGTGATCATCGCCGACGAGCCGACGACCGCGCTGGACGTCAGCGTCCAGGCGCAGATCCTGGAGCTGCTGCGCGACCTCCAGGCCGAGCACGGCATGGCGCTCGTCCTGATCACCCACGACCTGGAGGTGGCGGCCTCCATGGCCGACCGGGTCATGGTGATGAAGGGCGGCCGGATCGTCGAGGAGGGCGAGGCCAGGACGGTCTTCACCCGGCCGAGGCACGATTATACCCGCGCGCTGCTGTCGGCCCTGCCGCATGCCGACGACGCGGACTCCCACCGGCGTTCCGGCACGGCCGCCGGCGAGCCGATCCTGCGGGTCGAGAACATCGTCAAGCGCTACACCCTCGGCACCGGCCTGTTCGGCCCCGCCAGGTACGTCGATGCCGTCAACGACGTCAGCTTCGTGGTCGGCAAGGGCGAGACGGTCGGCATCGTCGGCGAGTCCGGTTCCGGCAAGTCCAGCGTCGCGCGCATCCTGCTGCGCCTCAACGAGCCGACCTCGGGCCGGGCGCTCTACAAGGGGGACGACATCTTCGGCATGGACCGGCGCGCGCTGCTCAAGCTGCGGCGGAAGGTGCAGATGGTGTTCCAGGACCCCTACGGGTCCATGAACCCGAGGATGGACGTGCGCACGATCATCTCGGAACCGCTCCGCATCCACCGCGACATCCTGCCCAAAGCCCGGTGGAACGACCGCGTGGTCGAGCTCCTGGAGCTGGTCGGGCTGAAGGCGGAGCACGCCGCCCGGCACATCCACCAGTTCTCGGGCGGGCAGCGCCAGCGGATCGCGATCGCCCGGGCGCTCGCCAGCGATCCCGAGCTGATCGTCTGCGACGAGGCGGTGTCGGCCCTGGACGTCTCGATCCAGGCGCAGGTGATCGACCTGCTCGCTGACCTGCGGACCCGCTTGGGTCTGTCCTACATCTTCATCACCCACGACCTGCCGATCGTCCGGCACTTCGCCGACCGCATCATCGTCATGAAGCACGGCGAGATCGTCGAGCAGGGCGCCACGCAGGCGTTGTTCTCCAACCCGCAACATCCCTATACGCGCACGCTGCTGAACGCCACGCCCCATCCCAAGTGGGAGACCGGCGCCGCGGTTGGCGCTGCCGCGCTTCCTGACAGGCAGGCACTTCCATGA
- a CDS encoding ABC transporter permease, with protein sequence MFGYLGKRALHSVVSVLGLLVLVFFLTRLTGDPSYLFLPLDATPQAREAFSRLHGFDQPLYVQFFDYLGDLLRLDFGESLRQNRSAMEVALEAFPQTLKLAVLAMTFAVALALVVGSLAAAKPGSPFDRFASLVSLAGASAPDFWVAIVGILVFAVSLDLLPTSGTGSAAHWIMPVAVLMLRPFGLLVQVVRGTMIGALSSPYVKTARAKGVRRRKIIFAHALRNSLLPVVTVAGDLATSLVNGAVVVETVFGWPGIGKLMIDAIIQRDFAVVQSTVLVTATAIFLLNIAIDILYAVLDPRIRYQTS encoded by the coding sequence TCTTCCTGACGCGGCTGACCGGCGACCCGTCCTATCTCTTCCTGCCCCTCGACGCGACGCCGCAGGCGCGCGAAGCCTTCTCCCGGCTCCACGGCTTCGACCAGCCGCTCTACGTCCAGTTCTTCGATTATCTCGGCGACCTGCTCCGTCTCGATTTCGGGGAGTCGCTGCGCCAGAACCGGTCGGCGATGGAGGTGGCGCTGGAGGCCTTTCCCCAGACGCTGAAGCTCGCCGTGCTGGCGATGACCTTCGCCGTCGCCCTGGCGCTGGTCGTCGGGTCGCTGGCGGCGGCGAAGCCCGGGAGCCCGTTCGACCGGTTCGCCAGCCTGGTGTCGCTGGCCGGGGCCAGCGCCCCGGACTTCTGGGTGGCGATCGTCGGCATCCTGGTCTTTGCGGTCAGCCTCGACCTGCTGCCGACCTCCGGGACCGGCTCCGCGGCGCACTGGATCATGCCGGTTGCCGTCCTGATGCTGCGGCCCTTCGGCCTGCTCGTCCAGGTCGTCCGCGGCACGATGATCGGCGCACTGTCGTCGCCCTACGTCAAGACGGCGCGGGCCAAGGGGGTGAGGCGCCGGAAGATCATCTTCGCCCACGCGCTGCGCAATTCCCTGCTGCCGGTCGTGACCGTGGCGGGCGACCTCGCCACCAGCCTGGTCAACGGCGCGGTCGTCGTCGAGACCGTGTTCGGATGGCCGGGCATCGGCAAGCTGATGATCGACGCCATCATCCAGCGCGACTTCGCGGTGGTGCAATCGACCGTGCTGGTCACGGCGACCGCCATCTTCCTCCTGAACATCGCGATCGACATCCTCTACGCCGTTCTCGATCCGCGCATCCGGTACCAGACGTCATGA
- a CDS encoding ABC transporter permease, protein MTVIPTDAKAAPGEPGRARVLLGYLVHDKLALLSALYLLFLIAAAIVGPLLVGDLATKLGLRQRNLPPFTLDQGWAYVLGADTLGRSILARLVVGAQNTLGIAAAAVLTSALVGGTLGLVAGYSNRWYSQAIMRLADIAMSFPSLLLALIVLYTLGPSIPNLIIVLAITRVPIYLRTTRAEVLELRERMFVSAAKAMGAGSLRIVLRHIAPLVAPTLVTIAAIDFAAVILAESALSFLGLGIQPPQFTWGAMVATGRGYLASAWWVAFWPGFAILLTTLSLNLLSSWARTVADPQQRWRLQTLRRAPR, encoded by the coding sequence ATGACCGTGATCCCGACCGACGCGAAGGCGGCGCCCGGCGAGCCGGGCAGGGCCCGGGTCCTCCTGGGCTATCTCGTCCACGACAAGCTGGCGCTGCTCTCCGCCCTGTACCTGCTGTTCCTGATCGCCGCGGCGATCGTCGGCCCGCTGCTGGTCGGCGACCTGGCGACCAAGCTGGGCCTGCGCCAGCGCAACCTGCCGCCGTTCACGCTCGACCAGGGCTGGGCCTACGTGCTGGGCGCCGACACCCTCGGCCGCAGCATCCTCGCCCGCCTGGTGGTGGGCGCGCAGAACACCCTCGGCATCGCCGCGGCTGCCGTGCTGACCTCCGCCCTGGTCGGCGGCACGCTGGGCCTGGTGGCCGGCTACTCGAACCGATGGTACAGCCAAGCCATCATGCGGCTGGCCGACATCGCCATGAGCTTCCCGTCGCTGCTGCTGGCGCTGATCGTGCTCTACACGCTGGGGCCGAGCATCCCCAACCTGATCATCGTCCTGGCGATCACCCGGGTGCCGATTTACCTGCGGACCACCCGCGCCGAGGTGCTGGAACTGCGCGAGCGCATGTTCGTGAGCGCCGCGAAGGCGATGGGGGCCGGCTCGCTGCGCATCGTGCTGCGGCACATAGCGCCGCTGGTGGCGCCCACGCTGGTCACCATCGCCGCGATCGACTTCGCCGCGGTCATCCTGGCGGAATCGGCGCTCAGCTTCCTCGGGCTCGGCATCCAGCCGCCGCAGTTCACCTGGGGCGCCATGGTCGCGACCGGGCGGGGCTACCTGGCGAGCGCCTGGTGGGTCGCGTTCTGGCCCGGCTTCGCGATCCTGCTGACGACGCTTTCGCTGAACCTGTTGTCGAGCTGGGCCAGGACGGTCGCCGATCCGCAGCAGCGGTGGCGGCTCCAGACCCTGCGGAGGGCTCCGCGATGA